A genomic region of Thunnus maccoyii chromosome 13, fThuMac1.1, whole genome shotgun sequence contains the following coding sequences:
- the zbtb21 gene encoding zinc finger and BTB domain-containing protein 21 → MESLVHYSNPSHALSVLGLLNEQRLRGQMCDVVLVVADQRYQAHKSVLAASSEYFQSLFTRMDAETLKVVNLDFCEPDAFEIVLNYIYSSSLFVDKGSLAAIQELGYSLGIPFLTNIVSTRPHASYCVSRKRLSFTEGDENDVQTRSVIVCRVRNDTTHSSRSNYQSKTSERSSSSLNSSRELAQPSTEHNSFEPVRNSESITRKSSEQSEAPERKSTYPYTSILKGNSSHISSVRPQLTSSVSFSDAEVQHIRLPSGTDQDTKEENEEQEPHCNTKVPFQGQACEPSQTIDRSGPLIKSLLRRSLSMDSPVPVFSPTLELKELQNREQSVVKMASKASGPETSVHNGNSKRTSPLVLRSKYPSRYYEETQVEREVSVKAEPSSPLADPMDIIRITVGDALPVNLKDLQTNYDQGSRPDFNPLAKRKDRPDNRRYPFKKSKIFKEHALSLDENMSETVPQNMSETVPQSASSDSNENNEEPPQNKIFKCWNCLKVFRSSAGLHRHVNMYHNPEKPYACDICHKRFHTNFKVWTHCQTQHGVVQNPASSSSSSVLDEKFQKKLIDIVREREIKKALLWKLKRNKQGLQSPALTKKRSRPSFICPYCGKVFVFQSQYRQHLRTHPAEKADEDTARESVLYQEEDEIIQEKNTDAGVYSCRLCNMKLSSLFEQGDHERGCRHATVCPYCGLRFSSPTVKKDHEAHCKYKKLTCLECMRTFKSSFSIWRHQVEVHNQNMMTVKDQIHLRQQENNDEASEMLREEHFSDEPLATGSSREKITYSDSSGPPMYDSEDSSSYVPEDLSMGHHGKLVVKEEPLEEAVSERENTESAKFGLEEPGVWPCEKCGNLFSSRKDLERHQELLCHIKPFICHICNKAFRTNFRLWSHFQSHMSTANEPGAKEIDRHPSPLSPSPPMTPQSSERPSPQASVLKSTQTAPVAATMAEDSSSSEPGSSSVNTTKRPELERQPSSHSPLSRSNSMENSSGPQESDTLFYHAPSLSALTFKRQYMCKLCHRTFKTAFSLWSHEQSHSHM, encoded by the coding sequence ATGGAGAGCCtagtgcattacagtaatccCTCCCATGCCCTCTCAGTGTTAGGGCTTCTCAATGAGCAGCGCCTGCGGGGCCAGATGTGTGATGTAGTCCTGGTTGTGGCAGACCAGAGGTACCAGGCCCATAAGAGTGTTCTGGCTGCCAGCAGTGAATATTTCCAGTCCCTGTTCACACGGATGGACGCAGAGACACTGAAAGTTGTCAACCTAGACTTCTGTGAGCCTGACGCCTTTGAGATAGTTCTGAATTACATTTACTCCTCTTCACTCTTTGTGGACAAAGGCAGTCTGGCAGCCATTCAAGAGCTGGGCTACAGCCTTGGAATCCCTTTCCTCACCAACATCGTATCAACAAGGCCACATGCATCCTACTGTGTGTCTAGAAAAAGGCTTTCGTTCACTGAAGGGGATGAGAATGATGTCCAGACAAGGAGCGTCATTGTGTGTCGGGTCCGGAATGACACAACCCATTCCTCCCGCTCAAATTATCAGAGTAAAACATCAGagagatcatcatcatctctcaaCTCTAGCCGCGAATTAGCTCAGCCTTCAACAGAACACAACTCCTTTGAACCGGTCAGGAACTCTGAATCCATTACCAGGAAATCATCTGAACAGAGTGAAGCTCCTGAAAGGAAGTCCACCTATCCATACACCTCCATATTAAAAGGGAATTCATCACACATCTCATCTGTTAGGCCCCAGCTGACATCATCTGTGTCTTTCAGTGATGCTGAAGTGCAGCACATCAGGCTGCCGTCTGGCACTGACCAGGACACTAAAGAGGAGAATGAGGAGCAGGAGCCCCACTGTAATACCAAAGTGCCCTTTCAGGGTCAGGCCTGTGAGCCAAGCCAGACCATTGACAGGAGCGGGCCACTCATAAAAAGCCTACTCCGAAGATCATTATCCATGGACAGCCCCGTTCCAGTCTTCTCACCCACTCTGGAGCTCAAGGAGCTGCAAAATCGTGAGCAGTCAGTTGTTAAAATGGCATCAAAAGCATCTGGGCCAGAAACATCTGTTCACAATGGCAACTCAAAAAGAACATCTCCTCTGGTTCTCAGGTCAAAGTACCCCAGCAGGTATTATGAAGAAACTCAGGTAGAAAGAGAGGTTAGTGTGAAAGCTGAGCCCAGCAGTCCACTTGCTGACCCCATGGACATTATTCGAATCACAGTTGGAGATGCTTTGCCAGTCAACCTTAAAGACTTGCAAACAAATTATGACCAAGGTTCCAGGCCAGATTTCAATCCTCTTGCGAAACGAAAGGACAGGCCAGACAACAGAAGGTACCCATTCAAGAAGagcaaaatatttaaagaacatGCCCTCTCACTTGATGAGAACATGTCAGAAACTGTACCtcaaaacatgtcagaaactGTACCTCAGAGTGCCAGCAGTGACTCTAATGAGAACAATGAGGAGCCACCTCAGAACAAAATTTTCAAATGCTGGAACTGTTTAAAGGTTTTCAGGTCCAGCGCTGGACTACATCGTCATGTAAATATGTATCACAACCCTGAAAAGCCGTATGCTTGCGACATCTGCCACAAGCGCTTCCATACCAACTTCAAAGTGTGGACACACTGCCAAACACAGCATGGTGTGGTACAAAACCCAGCCtcatcctccagctcctctgtgCTGGATGAGAAATTTCAAAAGAAGTTGATAGATATTgtgcgagagagagaaataaagaaagctTTGCTTTGGAAGCTGAAGAGGAATAAGCAAGGATTGCAATCTCCTGCACTTACCAAAAAGCGATCAAGACCCAGCTTCATATGTCCTTACTGTGGGAAAGTATTTGTGTTCCAGTCTCAGTACAGACAGCATTTAAGGACACATCCTGCTGAAAAAGCTGACGAGGACACAGCAAGGGAAAGCGTCCTTTACCAGGAAGAGGATGAGATCATTCAAGAGAAGAACACAGACGCTGGTGTTTACTCTTGTAGGCTTTGTAATATGAAGTTGTCTTCACTCTTTGAACAGGGTGATCATGAGAGGGGCTGTCGTCATGCAACTGTATGCCCTTACTGTGGCCTCCGATTCTCAAGTCCAACAGTCAAGAAGGACCATGAGGCACATTGTAAGTACAAGAAACTGACATGCCTTGAATGCATGCGGACCTTCAAGTCCTCCTTCAGCATATGGCGCCACCAGGTGGAGGTCCACAACCAAAACATGATGACTGTTAAAGACCAGATTCATCTGAGGCAGCAGGAGAACAATGATGAGGCGTCTGAAATGCTCAGGGAGGAGCATTTCAGTGACGAGCCTCTAGCAACTGGGAGCTCAAGAGAGAAGATTACTTACAGTGACTCCTCAGGTCCACCTATGTACGATTCAGAAGACTCCTCATCCTATGTGCCTGAGGACCTGAGCATGGGCCATCATGGCAAGCTGGTGGTGAAGGAGGAGCCGTTAGAGGAGGCTGTGAGTGAGAGGGAAAACACAGAGTCTGCCAAATTTGGGCTAGAGGAACCCGGGGTGTGGCCATGCGAGAAATGCGGAAATCTTTTCAGCTCTCGCAAAGACCTGGAGCGACACCAGGAGCTGCTATGCCACATCAAACCATTCATCTGTCACATCTGCAACAAAGCCTTCAGGACCAACTTCCGCCTTTGGAGCCACTTCCAGTCCCACATGTCCACTGCTAACGAACCCGGAGCCAAAGAGATCGACAGACACCCCTCGCCTCTGTCACCCTCCCCTCCCATGACCCCTCAAAGCTCCGAACGTCCCTCCCCACAGGCTTCCGTGCTCAAATCCACCCAGACGGCCCCAGTCGCTGCAACAATGGCTGAGGACTCCAGCAGCTCCGAGCCTGGTAGCTCATCAGTAAACACGACAAAGAGGCCTGAGCTAGAACGGCAGCCCAGCAGCCACAGCCCTCTATCGAGGTCAAACAGCATGGAGAATTCAAGTGGTCCTCAGGAATCAGACACACTCTTTTACCATGCCCCATCACTCTCTGCTCTGACATTTAAGCGGCAGTACATGTGCAAACTCTGCCACAGAACCTTCAAGACGGCCTTTAGTCTCTGGAGCCATGAGCAGAGTCATAGCCACATGTAA